In Blastopirellula marina, the genomic stretch CGATTTTGTCCCTTTCTTACAGAAAACTTGTTGGCAAGTGGCATCATGAAAACGATCGGAATCCTGGGTGGTATCGCCTCTGGCAAAAGTGCCGCGACGGCGTTCTTGCGCGATTTAGGAGCCGTCGTCTTCGATGCCGACAAAGCCGGCCATCGCGTGCTGGAAATGCCACAAGTGAAAGAGGAAATCCGAGCGAGGTTTTCTACTGCCGTATTTGACGATCAAGGGAACGTATTAAGACCGAAGCTGGCAGCACTTGTTTTCGGCGATTCCGACGAGCATCGCCAGGCCCTGGCCGACCTCGAAAAAATCTCGCATCCGCGGATCGGCCAGCAGTTGGAAGCGGCCCGGAAGGAAGCGGAAGTCGCTGGGGCACCGGCATTTGTGGTAGATGCCCCGGTCATGATCAAGGCCGGCTGGATCGGTCATTGTGACTATGTTTTGTATGTGGATGCGTCGCGCGAGAAGCGTCTGGAAAGGGCCCTTGCGCGAAATTGGACGGAAAATGAGTTTGACATTCGTGAGGCTGCGCAGGAAGAATTAGAAGTCAAACGACAACTCGCTGATATCGAGATCCCCAACAACAACGACTTATCCCAGCTACAAGCAGCGATCCGAACCTTTTGGGATCGGCGTATTGCTCCCCCGCCAGGGCCTCGCGGGAATCCGTGGTAACTTCCCCAAAGATTTTCCTTTTCGCAATAATCGTCTGCGAATAGGCTTCGGGAATTTAGTGGCGATGAAACCCACATTACAGCAAAGGTGGGGGTCAAGAAA encodes the following:
- the coaE gene encoding dephospho-CoA kinase (Dephospho-CoA kinase (CoaE) performs the final step in coenzyme A biosynthesis.); this translates as MKTIGILGGIASGKSAATAFLRDLGAVVFDADKAGHRVLEMPQVKEEIRARFSTAVFDDQGNVLRPKLAALVFGDSDEHRQALADLEKISHPRIGQQLEAARKEAEVAGAPAFVVDAPVMIKAGWIGHCDYVLYVDASREKRLERALARNWTENEFDIREAAQEELEVKRQLADIEIPNNNDLSQLQAAIRTFWDRRIAPPPGPRGNPW